The Elephas maximus indicus isolate mEleMax1 chromosome 19, mEleMax1 primary haplotype, whole genome shotgun sequence genome contains a region encoding:
- the TMC6 gene encoding transmembrane channel-like protein 6 isoform X1 — protein MAFVLHVPETPEDAGSQEPSPYDEAEVHNSFHQLIQEQSQWVAAAGPESGLELREREPEARTPGAPDGGHQAVPGPEGAPVYSAATLRILANMPSRTIGRSRGAIISQYYNRTVQLRRRGSRPLLSTARPSLRLRDLELDPKALQEEEKRSLLVRELQGLTGAQRDHMLRRMPLSLAEKRCLREESQTLRRKQRGRQGRDGVWSCCSRLKYGCVLALHNLGLWLLSVLQALTPWHYALKRIGGQFGSSVLSYFLFLKTLLAFNALLLTPLLAFIVGVQAAFPSSPPRPAPTFTGLELLTGGGYFTHTVMYYGYYSNTTLNQQCAPRLDGNQCTPGEGGLPYNMPLAYLFTMGVAFFITCITLVYSMSRSFGESYRVGSTSGIHAITVFCSWDYKVTQRWASRLQQDNLRTQLKELLAEWQLRRVPRSVCGQLQRVAVLGFVWLLCLGTTMGCAMAVYSFSEFILRRQVDAGQEVALLALPVVVSLINLVVPYMYRGLAALEQHESPVLEVYMAICRNLILKMVILGILCYHWLGRRVGALRGQCWEDFVGQELYRFMVMDFIFILVDTLFGELVWRLVSEKKLKRWQKPEFDIARNVLELIYGQTLTWLGVLFSPLLPAIQVLKLLLLFYIKKTSLMANCQAPRRPWLASHMSTVFITLLCFPSFLGAAIFLCYAIWQVKPSSICGPFQTLDTMYQAGKVWVHRLEHGGPRVSWLPWVHHYLLENTSFIFLVSALLLAVIYLNIQVVKGQRKVICLLKEQISNEGEDKVFLINKLHSVYERKEKSRCGATPCGPCPAPRRTGGPVGRCLWPLTLPRHLLSPWCCQVQMLSRSSQGAGPLNDSQRHPHKLQPGWPEVGDSGPPRGPSPCWDFYSD, from the exons ATGGCCTTTGTCCTGCATGTCCCTGAGACCCCAGAGGATGCAGG CAGCCAGGAGCCCAGCCCCTACGACGAGGCGGAGGTACACAACTCCTTCCACCAGCTCATCCAGGAGCAGAGCCAGTGGGTGGCCGCGGCAGGGCCTGAGTCAGGGCTGGAGCTGCGGGAGAGGGAGCCGGAGGCCAGAACCCCTGGGGCCCCAG ATGGTGGCCACCAGGCTGTCCCAGGGCCTGAGGGCGCTCCTGTGTACAGCGCGGCCACACTCCGCATCCTGGCCAACATGCCCAGCCGTACCATTG GCCGCAGCCGAGGCGCCATCATCTCCCAGTACTACAACCGCACGGTTCAGCTGCGGCGACGGGGCAGCCGGCCCCTGCTCAGCACCGCCCGGCCCAGCCTCCGCCTGCGTGACCTGGAGCTGGACCCCAAGGCCCTCCAGGAGGAAG AGAAGCGGAGCCTCCTGGTCAGGGAGCTCCAGGGCCTGACAGGGGCTCAGCGGGATCACATGCTCCGCCGGATGCCCCTGAGCCTGGCCGAGAAGCGCTGCCTGCG AGAGGAGAGCCAGACCTTGAGGAGGAAGCAGAGGGGCCGGCAGGGACGGGATGGGGTCTGGTCCTGCTGCAGCCGGCTCAAGTATGGCTGCGTCCTG GCCTTGCACAACCTGGGGCTCTGGCTGCTGTCGGTCCTGCAGGCTCTGACACCCTGGCACTATGCCCTGAAGCGGATCGGGGGCCAGTTCGGCTCCAGCGTGCTCTCCTACTTCCTCTTTCTGAAGACCCTGCTGGCTTTCAATGCCCTCCTGCTGACGCCCCTGCTGGCCTTCATCGTGGGTGTGCAGGCTGCCTTCCCGTCTAGCCCACCACGCCCTGCCCCCACCTTTACGGGGCTGGAGCTCCTCACGGGTGGG GGCTATTTCACCCACACCGTCATGTACTATGGCTACTACAGTAACACCACATTGAACCAGCAGTGTGCTCCCCGACTAGATGGCAATCAGTGCACTCCTGGGGAGGGCGGCCTGCCCTACAACATGCCCCTGGCCTACCTCTTCACCATGGGCGTGGCCTTCTTTATCACCTGCATCACCCTGGTTTACAG TATGTCCCGTTCTTTTGGGGAGAGCTACAGGGTGGGCAGCACCTCAGGCATCCATGCCATCACTGTCTTCTGCTCTTGGGACTACAAGGTGACTCAGAGGTGGGCCTCCCGCCTCCAGCAAGACAACCTCCGGACCCAGCTGAAG GAGCTGCTGGCCGAGTGGCAGCTACGGCGGGTCCCCCGGAGTGTGTGTGGGCAGCTGCAGCGGGTAGCAGTGCTGGGCTTCGTGTGGTTGCTGTGTCTGGGGACCACAATGGGCTGTGCCATGGCCGTCTACTCCTTCTCAGAGTTCATACTCCGG AGACAAGTGGACGCTGGCCAGGAGGTGGCACTGCTGGCCTTGCCCGTGGTGGTGAGCCTCATCAACCTGGTCGTCCCCTACATGTACCGGGGGCTGGCTGCCCTAGAGCAGCATGAGTCTCCAGTGCTGGAGGTGTATATGGCCAtctgcag GAACCTCATCCTCAAGATGGTCATCCTGGGCATCCTGTGCTACCACTGGCTGGGCCGCAGGGTGGGCGCCTTGAGGGGCCAG TGCTGGGAGGACTTTGTGGGCCAGGAGCTGTACCGCTTCATGGTGATGGATTTCATCTTCATACTGGTGGACACACTCTTTGGGGAGCTGGTGTGGAG GCTAGTCTCTGAGAAGAAGCTGAAGAGGTGGCAGAAGCCGGAGTTTGACATCGCCCGGAATGTCCTGGAGCTGATTTACGGGCAGACTCTGACCTG GCTGGGGGTCCTTTTCTCACCCCTCCTCCCGGCCATACAAGTCCTCAAGCTGCTGCTCCTTTTCTACATCAAGAAG ACGAGCCTGATGGCCAACTGCCAGGCGCCCCGCAGGCCTTGGCTGGCCTCCCACATGAGCACCGTCTTCATCACGCTCCTCTGCTTCCCGTCCTTCCTGGGTGCCGCCATCTTCCTCTGCTACGCCATCTGGCA GGTGAAGCCTTCGAGCATATGCGGCCCCTTCCAGACCTTGGATACCATGTACCAGGCTGGCAAGGTGTGGGTGCACCGCCTGGAGCATGGGGGGCCCAGAGTCTCCTGGCTGCCCTGGGTCCATCACTACCTGCTGGAGAATACCTCCTTCATCTTCCTGGTGTCAGCCCTGCTGCT TGCTGTCATCTACCTCAACATCCAGGTGGTGAAGGGCCAGCGGAAGGTCATTTGTCTTCTCAAGGAGCAGATCAGCAAT GAGGGGGAGGACAAAGTCTTTTTAATCAACAAGCTTCACTCTGTCTACGAGAGAAAGGAGAAGAGCAGGTGTGGGGCCACCCCGTGT
- the TMC6 gene encoding transmembrane channel-like protein 6 isoform X2: MAFVLHVPETPEDAGQEPSPYDEAEVHNSFHQLIQEQSQWVAAAGPESGLELREREPEARTPGAPDGGHQAVPGPEGAPVYSAATLRILANMPSRTIGRSRGAIISQYYNRTVQLRRRGSRPLLSTARPSLRLRDLELDPKALQEEEKRSLLVRELQGLTGAQRDHMLRRMPLSLAEKRCLREESQTLRRKQRGRQGRDGVWSCCSRLKYGCVLALHNLGLWLLSVLQALTPWHYALKRIGGQFGSSVLSYFLFLKTLLAFNALLLTPLLAFIVGVQAAFPSSPPRPAPTFTGLELLTGGGYFTHTVMYYGYYSNTTLNQQCAPRLDGNQCTPGEGGLPYNMPLAYLFTMGVAFFITCITLVYSMSRSFGESYRVGSTSGIHAITVFCSWDYKVTQRWASRLQQDNLRTQLKELLAEWQLRRVPRSVCGQLQRVAVLGFVWLLCLGTTMGCAMAVYSFSEFILRRQVDAGQEVALLALPVVVSLINLVVPYMYRGLAALEQHESPVLEVYMAICRNLILKMVILGILCYHWLGRRVGALRGQCWEDFVGQELYRFMVMDFIFILVDTLFGELVWRLVSEKKLKRWQKPEFDIARNVLELIYGQTLTWLGVLFSPLLPAIQVLKLLLLFYIKKTSLMANCQAPRRPWLASHMSTVFITLLCFPSFLGAAIFLCYAIWQVKPSSICGPFQTLDTMYQAGKVWVHRLEHGGPRVSWLPWVHHYLLENTSFIFLVSALLLAVIYLNIQVVKGQRKVICLLKEQISNEGEDKVFLINKLHSVYERKEKSRCGATPCGPCPAPRRTGGPVGRCLWPLTLPRHLLSPWCCQVQMLSRSSQGAGPLNDSQRHPHKLQPGWPEVGDSGPPRGPSPCWDFYSD, from the exons ATGGCCTTTGTCCTGCATGTCCCTGAGACCCCAGAGGATGCAGG CCAGGAGCCCAGCCCCTACGACGAGGCGGAGGTACACAACTCCTTCCACCAGCTCATCCAGGAGCAGAGCCAGTGGGTGGCCGCGGCAGGGCCTGAGTCAGGGCTGGAGCTGCGGGAGAGGGAGCCGGAGGCCAGAACCCCTGGGGCCCCAG ATGGTGGCCACCAGGCTGTCCCAGGGCCTGAGGGCGCTCCTGTGTACAGCGCGGCCACACTCCGCATCCTGGCCAACATGCCCAGCCGTACCATTG GCCGCAGCCGAGGCGCCATCATCTCCCAGTACTACAACCGCACGGTTCAGCTGCGGCGACGGGGCAGCCGGCCCCTGCTCAGCACCGCCCGGCCCAGCCTCCGCCTGCGTGACCTGGAGCTGGACCCCAAGGCCCTCCAGGAGGAAG AGAAGCGGAGCCTCCTGGTCAGGGAGCTCCAGGGCCTGACAGGGGCTCAGCGGGATCACATGCTCCGCCGGATGCCCCTGAGCCTGGCCGAGAAGCGCTGCCTGCG AGAGGAGAGCCAGACCTTGAGGAGGAAGCAGAGGGGCCGGCAGGGACGGGATGGGGTCTGGTCCTGCTGCAGCCGGCTCAAGTATGGCTGCGTCCTG GCCTTGCACAACCTGGGGCTCTGGCTGCTGTCGGTCCTGCAGGCTCTGACACCCTGGCACTATGCCCTGAAGCGGATCGGGGGCCAGTTCGGCTCCAGCGTGCTCTCCTACTTCCTCTTTCTGAAGACCCTGCTGGCTTTCAATGCCCTCCTGCTGACGCCCCTGCTGGCCTTCATCGTGGGTGTGCAGGCTGCCTTCCCGTCTAGCCCACCACGCCCTGCCCCCACCTTTACGGGGCTGGAGCTCCTCACGGGTGGG GGCTATTTCACCCACACCGTCATGTACTATGGCTACTACAGTAACACCACATTGAACCAGCAGTGTGCTCCCCGACTAGATGGCAATCAGTGCACTCCTGGGGAGGGCGGCCTGCCCTACAACATGCCCCTGGCCTACCTCTTCACCATGGGCGTGGCCTTCTTTATCACCTGCATCACCCTGGTTTACAG TATGTCCCGTTCTTTTGGGGAGAGCTACAGGGTGGGCAGCACCTCAGGCATCCATGCCATCACTGTCTTCTGCTCTTGGGACTACAAGGTGACTCAGAGGTGGGCCTCCCGCCTCCAGCAAGACAACCTCCGGACCCAGCTGAAG GAGCTGCTGGCCGAGTGGCAGCTACGGCGGGTCCCCCGGAGTGTGTGTGGGCAGCTGCAGCGGGTAGCAGTGCTGGGCTTCGTGTGGTTGCTGTGTCTGGGGACCACAATGGGCTGTGCCATGGCCGTCTACTCCTTCTCAGAGTTCATACTCCGG AGACAAGTGGACGCTGGCCAGGAGGTGGCACTGCTGGCCTTGCCCGTGGTGGTGAGCCTCATCAACCTGGTCGTCCCCTACATGTACCGGGGGCTGGCTGCCCTAGAGCAGCATGAGTCTCCAGTGCTGGAGGTGTATATGGCCAtctgcag GAACCTCATCCTCAAGATGGTCATCCTGGGCATCCTGTGCTACCACTGGCTGGGCCGCAGGGTGGGCGCCTTGAGGGGCCAG TGCTGGGAGGACTTTGTGGGCCAGGAGCTGTACCGCTTCATGGTGATGGATTTCATCTTCATACTGGTGGACACACTCTTTGGGGAGCTGGTGTGGAG GCTAGTCTCTGAGAAGAAGCTGAAGAGGTGGCAGAAGCCGGAGTTTGACATCGCCCGGAATGTCCTGGAGCTGATTTACGGGCAGACTCTGACCTG GCTGGGGGTCCTTTTCTCACCCCTCCTCCCGGCCATACAAGTCCTCAAGCTGCTGCTCCTTTTCTACATCAAGAAG ACGAGCCTGATGGCCAACTGCCAGGCGCCCCGCAGGCCTTGGCTGGCCTCCCACATGAGCACCGTCTTCATCACGCTCCTCTGCTTCCCGTCCTTCCTGGGTGCCGCCATCTTCCTCTGCTACGCCATCTGGCA GGTGAAGCCTTCGAGCATATGCGGCCCCTTCCAGACCTTGGATACCATGTACCAGGCTGGCAAGGTGTGGGTGCACCGCCTGGAGCATGGGGGGCCCAGAGTCTCCTGGCTGCCCTGGGTCCATCACTACCTGCTGGAGAATACCTCCTTCATCTTCCTGGTGTCAGCCCTGCTGCT TGCTGTCATCTACCTCAACATCCAGGTGGTGAAGGGCCAGCGGAAGGTCATTTGTCTTCTCAAGGAGCAGATCAGCAAT GAGGGGGAGGACAAAGTCTTTTTAATCAACAAGCTTCACTCTGTCTACGAGAGAAAGGAGAAGAGCAGGTGTGGGGCCACCCCGTGT
- the TMC6 gene encoding transmembrane channel-like protein 6 isoform X3: protein MAFVLHVPETPEDAGSQEPSPYDEAEVHNSFHQLIQEQSQWVAAAGPESGLELREREPEARTPGAPDGGHQAVPGPEGAPVYSAATLRILANMPSRTIGRSRGAIISQYYNRTVQLRRRGSRPLLSTARPSLRLRDLELDPKALQEEEKRSLLVRELQGLTGAQRDHMLRRMPLSLAEKRCLREESQTLRRKQRGRQGRDGVWSCCSRLKYGCVLALHNLGLWLLSVLQALTPWHYALKRIGGQFGSSVLSYFLFLKTLLAFNALLLTPLLAFIVGVQAAFPSSPPRPAPTFTGLELLTGGGYFTHTVMYYGYYSNTTLNQQCAPRLDGNQCTPGEGGLPYNMPLAYLFTMGVAFFITCITLVYSMSRSFGESYRVGSTSGIHAITVFCSWDYKVTQRWASRLQQDNLRTQLKELLAEWQLRRVPRSVCGQLQRVAVLGFVWLLCLGTTMGCAMAVYSFSEFILRRQVDAGQEVALLALPVVVSLINLVVPYMYRGLAALEQHESPVLEVYMAICRNLILKMVILGILCYHWLGRRVGALRGQCWEDFVGQELYRFMVMDFIFILVDTLFGELVWRLVSEKKLKRWQKPEFDIARNVLELIYGQTLTWLGVLFSPLLPAIQVLKLLLLFYIKKTSLMANCQAPRRPWLASHMSTVFITLLCFPSFLGAAIFLCYAIWQVKPSSICGPFQTLDTMYQAGKVWVHRLEHGGPRVSWLPWVHHYLLENTSFIFLVSALLLAVIYLNIQVVKGQRKVICLLKEQISNEGEDKVFLINKLHSVYERKEKSRAPAQLLDAQEAL, encoded by the exons ATGGCCTTTGTCCTGCATGTCCCTGAGACCCCAGAGGATGCAGG CAGCCAGGAGCCCAGCCCCTACGACGAGGCGGAGGTACACAACTCCTTCCACCAGCTCATCCAGGAGCAGAGCCAGTGGGTGGCCGCGGCAGGGCCTGAGTCAGGGCTGGAGCTGCGGGAGAGGGAGCCGGAGGCCAGAACCCCTGGGGCCCCAG ATGGTGGCCACCAGGCTGTCCCAGGGCCTGAGGGCGCTCCTGTGTACAGCGCGGCCACACTCCGCATCCTGGCCAACATGCCCAGCCGTACCATTG GCCGCAGCCGAGGCGCCATCATCTCCCAGTACTACAACCGCACGGTTCAGCTGCGGCGACGGGGCAGCCGGCCCCTGCTCAGCACCGCCCGGCCCAGCCTCCGCCTGCGTGACCTGGAGCTGGACCCCAAGGCCCTCCAGGAGGAAG AGAAGCGGAGCCTCCTGGTCAGGGAGCTCCAGGGCCTGACAGGGGCTCAGCGGGATCACATGCTCCGCCGGATGCCCCTGAGCCTGGCCGAGAAGCGCTGCCTGCG AGAGGAGAGCCAGACCTTGAGGAGGAAGCAGAGGGGCCGGCAGGGACGGGATGGGGTCTGGTCCTGCTGCAGCCGGCTCAAGTATGGCTGCGTCCTG GCCTTGCACAACCTGGGGCTCTGGCTGCTGTCGGTCCTGCAGGCTCTGACACCCTGGCACTATGCCCTGAAGCGGATCGGGGGCCAGTTCGGCTCCAGCGTGCTCTCCTACTTCCTCTTTCTGAAGACCCTGCTGGCTTTCAATGCCCTCCTGCTGACGCCCCTGCTGGCCTTCATCGTGGGTGTGCAGGCTGCCTTCCCGTCTAGCCCACCACGCCCTGCCCCCACCTTTACGGGGCTGGAGCTCCTCACGGGTGGG GGCTATTTCACCCACACCGTCATGTACTATGGCTACTACAGTAACACCACATTGAACCAGCAGTGTGCTCCCCGACTAGATGGCAATCAGTGCACTCCTGGGGAGGGCGGCCTGCCCTACAACATGCCCCTGGCCTACCTCTTCACCATGGGCGTGGCCTTCTTTATCACCTGCATCACCCTGGTTTACAG TATGTCCCGTTCTTTTGGGGAGAGCTACAGGGTGGGCAGCACCTCAGGCATCCATGCCATCACTGTCTTCTGCTCTTGGGACTACAAGGTGACTCAGAGGTGGGCCTCCCGCCTCCAGCAAGACAACCTCCGGACCCAGCTGAAG GAGCTGCTGGCCGAGTGGCAGCTACGGCGGGTCCCCCGGAGTGTGTGTGGGCAGCTGCAGCGGGTAGCAGTGCTGGGCTTCGTGTGGTTGCTGTGTCTGGGGACCACAATGGGCTGTGCCATGGCCGTCTACTCCTTCTCAGAGTTCATACTCCGG AGACAAGTGGACGCTGGCCAGGAGGTGGCACTGCTGGCCTTGCCCGTGGTGGTGAGCCTCATCAACCTGGTCGTCCCCTACATGTACCGGGGGCTGGCTGCCCTAGAGCAGCATGAGTCTCCAGTGCTGGAGGTGTATATGGCCAtctgcag GAACCTCATCCTCAAGATGGTCATCCTGGGCATCCTGTGCTACCACTGGCTGGGCCGCAGGGTGGGCGCCTTGAGGGGCCAG TGCTGGGAGGACTTTGTGGGCCAGGAGCTGTACCGCTTCATGGTGATGGATTTCATCTTCATACTGGTGGACACACTCTTTGGGGAGCTGGTGTGGAG GCTAGTCTCTGAGAAGAAGCTGAAGAGGTGGCAGAAGCCGGAGTTTGACATCGCCCGGAATGTCCTGGAGCTGATTTACGGGCAGACTCTGACCTG GCTGGGGGTCCTTTTCTCACCCCTCCTCCCGGCCATACAAGTCCTCAAGCTGCTGCTCCTTTTCTACATCAAGAAG ACGAGCCTGATGGCCAACTGCCAGGCGCCCCGCAGGCCTTGGCTGGCCTCCCACATGAGCACCGTCTTCATCACGCTCCTCTGCTTCCCGTCCTTCCTGGGTGCCGCCATCTTCCTCTGCTACGCCATCTGGCA GGTGAAGCCTTCGAGCATATGCGGCCCCTTCCAGACCTTGGATACCATGTACCAGGCTGGCAAGGTGTGGGTGCACCGCCTGGAGCATGGGGGGCCCAGAGTCTCCTGGCTGCCCTGGGTCCATCACTACCTGCTGGAGAATACCTCCTTCATCTTCCTGGTGTCAGCCCTGCTGCT TGCTGTCATCTACCTCAACATCCAGGTGGTGAAGGGCCAGCGGAAGGTCATTTGTCTTCTCAAGGAGCAGATCAGCAAT GAGGGGGAGGACAAAGTCTTTTTAATCAACAAGCTTCACTCTGTCTACGAGAGAAAGGAGAAGAGCAG
- the TMC6 gene encoding transmembrane channel-like protein 6 isoform X5: protein MAFVLHVPETPEDAGSQEPSPYDEAEVHNSFHQLIQEQSQWVAAAGPESGLELREREPEARTPGAPDGGHQAVPGPEGAPVYSAATLRILANMPSRTIGRSRGAIISQYYNRTVQLRRRGSRPLLSTARPSLRLRDLELDPKALQEEEKRSLLVRELQGLTGAQRDHMLRRMPLSLAEKRCLREESQTLRRKQRGRQGRDGVWSCCSRLKYGCVLALHNLGLWLLSVLQALTPWHYALKRIGGQFGSSVLSYFLFLKTLLAFNALLLTPLLAFIVGVQAAFPSSPPRPAPTFTGLELLTGGGYFTHTVMYYGYYSNTTLNQQCAPRLDGNQCTPGEGGLPYNMPLAYLFTMGVAFFITCITLVYSMSRSFGESYRVGSTSGIHAITVFCSWDYKVTQRWASRLQQDNLRTQLKELLAEWQLRRVPRSVCGQLQRVAVLGFVWLLCLGTTMGCAMAVYSFSEFILRRQVDAGQEVALLALPVVVSLINLVVPYMYRGLAALEQHESPVLEVYMAICRNLILKMVILGILCYHWLGRRVGALRGQCWEDFVGQELYRFMVMDFIFILVDTLFGELVWRLVSEKKLKRWQKPEFDIARNVLELIYGQTLTWLGVLFSPLLPAIQVLKLLLLFYIKKTSLMANCQAPRRPWLASHMSTVFITLLCFPSFLGAAIFLCYAIWQVKPSSICGPFQTLDTMYQAGKVWVHRLEHGGPRVSWLPWVHHYLLENTSFIFLVSALLLW from the exons ATGGCCTTTGTCCTGCATGTCCCTGAGACCCCAGAGGATGCAGG CAGCCAGGAGCCCAGCCCCTACGACGAGGCGGAGGTACACAACTCCTTCCACCAGCTCATCCAGGAGCAGAGCCAGTGGGTGGCCGCGGCAGGGCCTGAGTCAGGGCTGGAGCTGCGGGAGAGGGAGCCGGAGGCCAGAACCCCTGGGGCCCCAG ATGGTGGCCACCAGGCTGTCCCAGGGCCTGAGGGCGCTCCTGTGTACAGCGCGGCCACACTCCGCATCCTGGCCAACATGCCCAGCCGTACCATTG GCCGCAGCCGAGGCGCCATCATCTCCCAGTACTACAACCGCACGGTTCAGCTGCGGCGACGGGGCAGCCGGCCCCTGCTCAGCACCGCCCGGCCCAGCCTCCGCCTGCGTGACCTGGAGCTGGACCCCAAGGCCCTCCAGGAGGAAG AGAAGCGGAGCCTCCTGGTCAGGGAGCTCCAGGGCCTGACAGGGGCTCAGCGGGATCACATGCTCCGCCGGATGCCCCTGAGCCTGGCCGAGAAGCGCTGCCTGCG AGAGGAGAGCCAGACCTTGAGGAGGAAGCAGAGGGGCCGGCAGGGACGGGATGGGGTCTGGTCCTGCTGCAGCCGGCTCAAGTATGGCTGCGTCCTG GCCTTGCACAACCTGGGGCTCTGGCTGCTGTCGGTCCTGCAGGCTCTGACACCCTGGCACTATGCCCTGAAGCGGATCGGGGGCCAGTTCGGCTCCAGCGTGCTCTCCTACTTCCTCTTTCTGAAGACCCTGCTGGCTTTCAATGCCCTCCTGCTGACGCCCCTGCTGGCCTTCATCGTGGGTGTGCAGGCTGCCTTCCCGTCTAGCCCACCACGCCCTGCCCCCACCTTTACGGGGCTGGAGCTCCTCACGGGTGGG GGCTATTTCACCCACACCGTCATGTACTATGGCTACTACAGTAACACCACATTGAACCAGCAGTGTGCTCCCCGACTAGATGGCAATCAGTGCACTCCTGGGGAGGGCGGCCTGCCCTACAACATGCCCCTGGCCTACCTCTTCACCATGGGCGTGGCCTTCTTTATCACCTGCATCACCCTGGTTTACAG TATGTCCCGTTCTTTTGGGGAGAGCTACAGGGTGGGCAGCACCTCAGGCATCCATGCCATCACTGTCTTCTGCTCTTGGGACTACAAGGTGACTCAGAGGTGGGCCTCCCGCCTCCAGCAAGACAACCTCCGGACCCAGCTGAAG GAGCTGCTGGCCGAGTGGCAGCTACGGCGGGTCCCCCGGAGTGTGTGTGGGCAGCTGCAGCGGGTAGCAGTGCTGGGCTTCGTGTGGTTGCTGTGTCTGGGGACCACAATGGGCTGTGCCATGGCCGTCTACTCCTTCTCAGAGTTCATACTCCGG AGACAAGTGGACGCTGGCCAGGAGGTGGCACTGCTGGCCTTGCCCGTGGTGGTGAGCCTCATCAACCTGGTCGTCCCCTACATGTACCGGGGGCTGGCTGCCCTAGAGCAGCATGAGTCTCCAGTGCTGGAGGTGTATATGGCCAtctgcag GAACCTCATCCTCAAGATGGTCATCCTGGGCATCCTGTGCTACCACTGGCTGGGCCGCAGGGTGGGCGCCTTGAGGGGCCAG TGCTGGGAGGACTTTGTGGGCCAGGAGCTGTACCGCTTCATGGTGATGGATTTCATCTTCATACTGGTGGACACACTCTTTGGGGAGCTGGTGTGGAG GCTAGTCTCTGAGAAGAAGCTGAAGAGGTGGCAGAAGCCGGAGTTTGACATCGCCCGGAATGTCCTGGAGCTGATTTACGGGCAGACTCTGACCTG GCTGGGGGTCCTTTTCTCACCCCTCCTCCCGGCCATACAAGTCCTCAAGCTGCTGCTCCTTTTCTACATCAAGAAG ACGAGCCTGATGGCCAACTGCCAGGCGCCCCGCAGGCCTTGGCTGGCCTCCCACATGAGCACCGTCTTCATCACGCTCCTCTGCTTCCCGTCCTTCCTGGGTGCCGCCATCTTCCTCTGCTACGCCATCTGGCA GGTGAAGCCTTCGAGCATATGCGGCCCCTTCCAGACCTTGGATACCATGTACCAGGCTGGCAAGGTGTGGGTGCACCGCCTGGAGCATGGGGGGCCCAGAGTCTCCTGGCTGCCCTGGGTCCATCACTACCTGCTGGAGAATACCTCCTTCATCTTCCTGGTGTCAGCCCTGCTGCT GTGGTGA